A window of Haloarchaeobius salinus genomic DNA:
GGTGTACTCCAGGGCGAAGCAGAACCAGAACACGGGGATGGTGAGGCTCGCGAGCCACTGGAGCTTCATGAACGGCCGGCGCGTCGCCATCGTCTGGATGGGGAGTTCGAGGGCGTAGAACGCGGCCCACCACGCGACCGCGACGAGCATCGCCGCGAGCCACGCCGCTCCTGGTTTGGGCCGCTGATTGTACGCGAGCCAGGCGACTATCGTGGCCACGACGGCGGTGATGAGGAGCCCTGACATGGGAACGAGCGAGGGGGACATTTCGGAGCGGACCGATGTACTTCGGGTTCGCGTCCCACGCCCTTAACTCGACTGGCAATATCGAGGGGCGATTTCAGACGGCGACGAGCACGCAACAGAGCATCAGGAGGTACTGGCAGTCCCGGCAGGTGCCGAGCCGACCGCGGTCGACGTCACGCCCGACCAGCGCGGTGACCAGCAGCGAGTAGCCGACCGCGGGGACCAGCGCGAGCGCGAGGGGGACCGACAGCACGCCGGTCGTCGCCGCCCAGACGAGCAGGGCGAGGGTGACGACGTCGAGCGCGTAGAGCACGAACTGGGTGTGCCGGATGCCGAAGACGGTCGCCATCGTGGAGACGCCCTCGGCGCGGTCGCCGGCCACGTCACGAGCGTTGAGCACCTCGCCGGCGACGACGGTCTGGAGGAAGAAGAAGGCACAGACGGTCAGGGCGGCCGGCGTCACCGGCGCGTCGGCGTACGCGACCGGGATGAACGCGACGTAGGCGGCCCAGGAACCGGCGACGAGGACGGTGTTGACGACGAGCACGTCCTTCAGCCGGGTACCGCCGTCGACCGGGAGCCACGGCGTGCTGTACAGGACCGCGGCGGCCGCTGGGACGAGCGTCAACAGGAACGAGTCGAGGCCCTCCAGCGCCGCGAGTCCGAGTGCGAGGACGTACGCGCCGAGCGTGCCCACGAGCAGGGCCTCGCGGTTCCGGGCGACGAAGCTGGCGCGGCCGGGGCAGTTGACCTCGTCCTCGGCGTCGACCAGCTTGTTCGAGCCGTAGACGGAGAACGTGACGAGTCCGGCGAGCAGGACCGCCGTGGTGAGCGGCAACGACAGGAGCAGCGACACCACGACGACCTTCGTCGCCGCCACGAGACCGTCGAGTATCGACGCGTATTTCGCCGCTCCGAACGCGCGCTCGACGGCGACGGTCGGGTCGGGGAGACGGTAGGTGAACTGTTCGGGTTCGTACGGGCCGTTCGATTGACTCATAGACCGTACGACACAGTGTGCCGCGTGCGGAAATAGCTTTAGGAAAGTGCCAATAATGATTTCATGAAACGAAGAATTTTATCATCTACCGAAAAACTGGTCGGAACCGGAGGTCACTCGCCGCGTGCCGATTTGAACATGGAGAGCGCCCGTTCGCGTCGATCCCCGTGGTCGACGATGGGCCGCGTGTACTCCGGGGCACCCTGTTCGCGCAGCAGCTCGCTCGCCTCGTGCCAGCCGTGGATCAGGGACGGTTCGGCGTCGCGGAGCTCCGGCACGTACTGCGTGATGTACGCCGCGTCGGGGTCGTACCGCTCGCCCTGGGTCATCGGGTTGAAGATTCGGAAGTACGGCTGAGCGTCGGTCCCCGTCGACGCGGCCCACTGCCAGCCGCCGTTGTCGTTCGCGGTGTCGTGGTCGACGAGGTGCTCGCGGAAGTGGGCGTACCCCTCGCGCCAGTCCACCAGCAGGTCCTTGGTGAGGAACGAGGCGACGATCATCCGCACGCGGTTGTGCATGAACCCCTCCTCGCGGAGCTGGCGCATCCCGGCGTCGACGATGGGGTAGCCGGTCTCGCCGTCCTTCCAGGCCTGCAGCTCGTCGGGGTCGTCGCGCCACTCGATTGGGTGCTCGTACTCCTTGTAGTTCGCCGTGACGACGCCGGGGTTGAAGAAGAGGACGTGGTGGTAGAACTCCCGCCACGCGAGCTGGCTCTGGAACTCCTCGACGGACTCCCTGTCGGACTCCGTCTCGGCGAAGTCGGCGGCGACCGCTGTCTCCTCGTACACCTCCCTGACGCCGATGGTTCCCCACTTCAGGTCGGCGGAGAGCCGCGACGTGCAGGCCTCTGCGGGGTAGTCCCGGCGGTCCCCGTAGTCGTAGATGGGGCCGTCACAGAAGGCGGTGAGTCGCTCGCGTGCGGCCTCGGTGCCCGCCGTCGGGATGTCGGCCGTCGGTACCTCGAAGCCGAGGTCGGCGAGCGTCGGCAGCGGTTCCGGGTCGGGCAGGTCGTCGGCATCGACGAGGGCCTCGGCGTCGGGGGCGTCGACGGGGTCGGTCTTCGGCCGGTCGCGCCACTTCTTCCAGAAGTAGCTGTAGACGGAGTACGGTTCACCATCGTTAGTGGTGATGGAACCGGGCTCGTGGTGGAGCGCGTCGGTGACGGACTCACGCGCCACGTCGACCTCGTCGAGTCGCTGTCGGACCGCGGCGTCGCGCTCGGTGGCGAGGCCGGAGTAACCCTCGGCCCACGTCACCGACTCGGCCCCGAGTTCCGTGGCGAGCTCGGGGACCACCTCCCGGGGGTCGCCGTGGCGGACGAGGAGCTCGCTCCCCCGGTCGCGGTAGGCGTCTCTGAGGTGGGCCAGCGCGTCGAGCATGAACGCGACCCGGTTCGACGAGCCGTGGGCGAGCACGTCATCGTCGAAGACGAACACGGGAGCGACGGGGCCGCGGTCGTCGGCCCGGTCCGTCGCCGTCGTGAGGGCCAGGTTGTCGGCGACCCGGAGGTCGTCGCGGTGCCAGTGCAGTTGCATACCCGTTGGAACTGGTGGTTCCACCCTTAAGCTGGTGCCAACGGGCGGCGACGGCCTACACCTTCCGGTCCGGCGGGACGACGCGGTCGGTGCCGACCCGGACGCCCGGCCGGGTCCTGATCCCAGCGCCGAAGCCGAAGACGGCGGCGAGAACTGCGATTGCGAGTCCGTAGGCGGGTACCGTGACGCTCGCACCCGCGACGACCACGGCACCGACGATACCCCAGCCGAGGTGGTCGGCACCGACGAGGTCGGCGGCGGCCTGACAGAGCCCGACCAGCCCGATGGCCGTCCAGACCGTTCCGAGGCCGACGAGGACGAACAGCACCGGCATCGCGATGAGCGAGACGATCTGGTCCTGGCCCGCGGCGAACCAGAGGATGGCGATGCAACCGGCGTAGACGACGGCGACGACGCTCCCGATGAGGAACGAGGAGAGCATGCTCCGGCGGACACGCTCGACGGCCGTCGTCCCGTAGTCGGGGAACAGTCCGACGACCAGTATCCCGAGCAGTAGTGTCGAGGCCGAGAGTATCGCGGCCCGAACCGGAACCGAGAGCGTCCAGAACGCGTCGAGCTCCCCCGGTCCCGTCACCGATGCTGTCGCTGCCGTGCCAGCCCCCACGCTGGCGAGTGTGGCGAACGCCCCCATAGCAGCTCCCATGCTCCAGGTTACCAAAGAAGTATCGGTTCTATTGGCAGAGCTTCTGTCACGTTGGACAGGGTGAAGAAATCCCGTGGCCCCGGCTACAGCGGCTCCTCGCCGTCGATGATGCGCTGTGCGCGGTCGGCCAGCGCCGGGACCGCCTCGCGCATCTTCGGGTAGAGCGGGTCGTCGGCGTCGCCCGCGAGGTGGCGGGCGAAGAACATCTCACCGAGACCGGCGAGCTTGTACACCGCCAGCGCACGGTAGAACCGGTCGTTCGTGTACTCGATGCCGGTCGCCGCCTCGTATCGGTCGACGAGTTCCCGCCGTCTCGGGTACCCCTCGTTCTCGAGGAACGTGTCGAAGAACTCCTCGGAGACGGTGTCGGGGTCGCCCGCGTCGCGCCAGAACGACAGCATCCAGCCGAGGTCCGTCAGCGGGTCGCCGAGCGTGCTCATCTCCCAGTCGAACACCCCGACGAGTTCGGGCTCGTCGGCGAGGTCGTACATCACGTTGTCCAGCTTGTAGTCGCCGTGGACGAGCGTGTGCGGGTGCCCCTCGGGTGCGTTCTCCTGCAGCCACTCCATCACGTCGTAGATGGCCGGCACCTCGCGCTCGTCGCTGGTCTTCGAGAACGCCCACGTGAGCTGTTCGGACCAGCGCCGGACCTGTCGCTGGGTGAACCCCTCGGGGTGGCCGAACTCGGAGAGCCCCACCGCGTCGACGTCGACGGTGTGGACGGCCGCGAGCGTGTCCACCAGCTCCTCGCCGACGCGCTGGCGGTCCGCCGGGTCGGCCAGGGGGTCGCCGTCCGCGCCGCGGAGGACGGTGCCGTCCAGGCGCTCCATCAGGTAGAAGTCGCTCCCCACGATGTCGTGGTCGTCGCAGGCGAGGACGGTCCGCGGCAGGGGCACGTCGGTCGACTGGAGCGCGTCCACGACCGAGTACTCCCGCAACACGTCGTGGGCCTTCTCCGCCGTCTCGCCCGGCGGTGGCCGCCGGAGCACCAGCTCCTCGCCGCCCCAAGTGACGAACAGCGTCTCGTTGGAGTGGCCGGCCTGGTGGCGGCGTACCTCGAAGTCGTCGGCGTCGCCGAGGTTCGCCCGGAGGTACGACTCTAGGGCCGCCTCGTCGACGAGTCGGTCGAAGTACTCGTCGGATGCGTCTGTCACGGCCGGGACGACGTGTGGGTCGTAGGAATAACCTCGGGTCACGGCAGCTAACAATGTTAAAACGGGGTCGAAATGTCCGCTACCGCCCGCGGACGAGGAGGAACGCCGAACGAGTTCCCTGCTGTGTGGGACCGTTTTTCACCCCGGCGTCCGAAGCAGGCGACATGGAGTACCACGACCCGGACGTCGGACGGGAGGTCGCCGAGCGCGCCCGCGAGTTCGTCGAGCAGGAGGTCATCCCCGTCGAGCGGGAGTGGCTGGGCAGCGATTCCGTCCCCGACTCGGTCGTCGACGACCTGCGCGAGACCGCCCGCGAGTACGAGGTGTACGGCCCGCAGATACCGGCGGAGTACGGTGGACTGGGGCTGGACTTCCGTGCGATGCTCCCCGTCTTCGAGGAGGCCGGCCGGAGCCTGCTCGGCGGGCTCGCGATGCGCTGTGCCGCCCCCGACGAGGGGAACATGCACACCCTCGAGATCGTCGGCACCGACGCACAACAGGAGCGCTGGCTCGCGCCGCTCGCTGCCGGCGAGATCAACTCGGGGTTCTGCATGACCGAGCCGATGCAGGGCGGCGGCTCGGACCCGAAGATGCTCAGTACCGAGGCGCGCAAGGACGGCGACGAGTGGGTCATCGACGGCCACAAGTGGTGGACGACCGGCGGCGCAGACGCCGACGTCTTCCTCGTCATGGCCCGCACGGACCCCGACGCCCACCCCTACGAGGGTGCGAGCATCATCCTCGTGCCCCGGGAGACCGACGGCGTCGAGGTCGTCCGCGACATCCCGCACATGGGCGGCGAGCCCGTCGGCTCCA
This region includes:
- a CDS encoding UbiA family prenyltransferase, translating into MSQSNGPYEPEQFTYRLPDPTVAVERAFGAAKYASILDGLVAATKVVVVSLLLSLPLTTAVLLAGLVTFSVYGSNKLVDAEDEVNCPGRASFVARNREALLVGTLGAYVLALGLAALEGLDSFLLTLVPAAAAVLYSTPWLPVDGGTRLKDVLVVNTVLVAGSWAAYVAFIPVAYADAPVTPAALTVCAFFFLQTVVAGEVLNARDVAGDRAEGVSTMATVFGIRHTQFVLYALDVVTLALLVWAATTGVLSVPLALALVPAVGYSLLVTALVGRDVDRGRLGTCRDCQYLLMLCCVLVAV
- a CDS encoding cryptochrome/photolyase family protein is translated as MQLHWHRDDLRVADNLALTTATDRADDRGPVAPVFVFDDDVLAHGSSNRVAFMLDALAHLRDAYRDRGSELLVRHGDPREVVPELATELGAESVTWAEGYSGLATERDAAVRQRLDEVDVARESVTDALHHEPGSITTNDGEPYSVYSYFWKKWRDRPKTDPVDAPDAEALVDADDLPDPEPLPTLADLGFEVPTADIPTAGTEAARERLTAFCDGPIYDYGDRRDYPAEACTSRLSADLKWGTIGVREVYEETAVAADFAETESDRESVEEFQSQLAWREFYHHVLFFNPGVVTANYKEYEHPIEWRDDPDELQAWKDGETGYPIVDAGMRQLREEGFMHNRVRMIVASFLTKDLLVDWREGYAHFREHLVDHDTANDNGGWQWAASTGTDAQPYFRIFNPMTQGERYDPDAAYITQYVPELRDAEPSLIHGWHEASELLREQGAPEYTRPIVDHGDRRERALSMFKSARGE
- a CDS encoding phosphotransferase family protein — protein: MTDASDEYFDRLVDEAALESYLRANLGDADDFEVRRHQAGHSNETLFVTWGGEELVLRRPPPGETAEKAHDVLREYSVVDALQSTDVPLPRTVLACDDHDIVGSDFYLMERLDGTVLRGADGDPLADPADRQRVGEELVDTLAAVHTVDVDAVGLSEFGHPEGFTQRQVRRWSEQLTWAFSKTSDEREVPAIYDVMEWLQENAPEGHPHTLVHGDYKLDNVMYDLADEPELVGVFDWEMSTLGDPLTDLGWMLSFWRDAGDPDTVSEEFFDTFLENEGYPRRRELVDRYEAATGIEYTNDRFYRALAVYKLAGLGEMFFARHLAGDADDPLYPKMREAVPALADRAQRIIDGEEPL
- a CDS encoding acyl-CoA dehydrogenase family protein → MEYHDPDVGREVAERAREFVEQEVIPVEREWLGSDSVPDSVVDDLRETAREYEVYGPQIPAEYGGLGLDFRAMLPVFEEAGRSLLGGLAMRCAAPDEGNMHTLEIVGTDAQQERWLAPLAAGEINSGFCMTEPMQGGGSDPKMLSTEARKDGDEWVIDGHKWWTTGGADADVFLVMARTDPDAHPYEGASIILVPRETDGVEVVRDIPHMGGEPVGSSHSEVKFDGARVPVENTLGPENAGFAVAQRRLGPARLTHCMRFGGMADRALDIATAYASEREAFGEPIAEKQALRFRVARQRTRLHAARTMIRHAADDIAAGEEARIGVAMAKVFTANVVQDAIDESVQICGGNGIGKDLPLADFYENVRAFRIIDGADEVHLRSIAREAFAEPKLDELENVTRFGQ